In Mycolicibacter virginiensis, the DNA window TCGCGAAGACCAGCTGGGCGATCATCTCCGAGCGGGTGCGTAGCCCCTTGTCCTCTTCGGGCACCGCGACCGCATGCCCGCCGGTACGGCCGCGGGCCAGGATGGTGACCTTGTAGACCGGGTCGATGTCGGGCATCGCCCACGCCGCCAGGGTGTGGCCGCCTTCGTGGTACGCGGTGATCTTCTTCTCGTGCTCGCTGATGATCCGGCTCTTGCGGCGCGGACCGCCGATCACCCGGTCCACCGCTTCTTCCAGTGCCGCGCCGGTGATCACGGTGCCGTTCTCGCGCGCAGTCAGCAGCGCCGCCTCGTTGATCACATTGGCCAAGTCGGCACCGGACATACCGACGGTGCGCTTGGCCAGCCCGTCCAGGTCGGCGTCGGGTGCGATCGGCTTGCCCTTGGAGTGCACCCGCAGCACCGCGCGCCGCCCCGCGATGTCGGGGTTGGTCACCGGGATCTGACGGTCGAAGCGGCCGGGCCGCAGCAGTGCGGGGTCGAGGATGTCAGGCCGGTTGGTGGCCGCGATCAAGATGACCCCGGCGCGCTCGCCGAACCCGTCCATCTCCACCAGCAACTGGTTGAGGGTTTGCTCACGCTCGTCGTGCCCGCCGCCCAGTCCGGCGCCGCGCTGGCGGCCGACCGCGTCGATCTCGTCGACGAACACGATGCACGGGCTGTTCTGTTTGGCCTGCTCGAACAGGTCCCGTACCCGGGAGGCGCCGACACCGACGAACATCTCCACGAAGTCCGAGCCGGAGATGGTGAAGAAGGGCACGCCGGCCTCACCGGCGACCGCGCGGGCCAGCAGCGTCTTGCCGGTGCCGGGCGGGCCGTAGAGCAGCACGCCTTTGGGGATCTTGGCGCCCAGCGCCTGGTAGCGGCCCGGGTTCTGCAGGAAGTCCTTGATCTCGTAGAGCTCCTCGACCGCCTCATCCACGCCGGCGACGTCGGCGAAGGTGGTCTTGGGCATGTCCTTGCCCAGCTGTTTGGCCCGCGATTTGCCGAAGCCGAAGCCCATCCGGGCGCCGCCCTGCATTCGGGAGAACATCACGAACAAGCCGATCAGCAGCAACATCGGCAACATGTAGATCAGCAGTGAACCGAGCAGGCTGCCCTGGTTCACCACGGTGTTGATCTCGGCCTTCTTGGCCGTCAGCGCGGTGTAGAGCGGAACGGCGTACCCCGTCGGGTACTTGGTGATCAGCTTGTCGACCTTCTCGGCCCGACCGGGTTTGTCGGCTTTACCCGACTTGCCGGCTTTGTCGGTCACCTCAACGCTGGTGAGCGGGGTCTTCAAGACCAGGCGCAGCTGTTGCTCGCGGTCGTCGAGCTGGGCGCTCTTGACGTTGCCACTGTGGATCTGGGCCACCGCCACCGAGGTGTCGACCGGCTTGTATCCGCGGGTGTCATCGCTGAAATAGAAGAACGACCAACCGAGCAGCAACACCACTGCGATCGCGGTTACGGTGCGGATCACGTTTTTGCGATTCATCAGACATCGGCCGGGCGCGGCCAAATCCTTCCAATACATGCAGCTGGGCATGTTCAGGCTACCGTCCCTTGCGGTTAACCTGCCTGGCCGGACTCGGGAACCCTGTTCGATAGCGGCCCGGTTGTGCTTTGGTGTGACGGTGGCTCCCGCAATCGAACGAGCAACTCAACGATTCGTCGACACCAACGGCGTGACCCTGCGGGTCACCGAGGCGGGCGATCGTGGCGCCCCGGTGGTGTTGCTAGCCCACGGATTCCCGGAATTGGCCTTCTCCTGGCGCCATCAGATCCCGGCACTGGCCGACGCCGGCTTCCATGTCCTGGCACCCGATCAGCGCGGCTACGGAGGCTCGTCGCGACCCGACGAGATCTCGGCCTACGACATGGCCGCGCTCACCGGCGATCTAGTCGGCCTGTTGGACGACGTCGGCGCCCAGAAGGCGATTTGGATCGGTCACGACTGGGGCGGCTCGGTGGTGTGGAGCGCAGCGCAGCTGCACCCGGACCGGGTGGCCGGCGTGGTGGGAATCAGCGTGCCGCCGGTGCCCCGGTCCCAGGCCTCTCCGACGGAGGCGTTCCGCAAGATCTTCGGCGAGAACTTCTTCTACATGCTCTATTTCCAGGAGCCCGGCGTGGCCGACGCGGAACTGGATTCCGATCCGGCGCGCACCATGCGCCGGATGATGGGCAGCCTCAGTCCGGGCGACCGCGAAACGGCATTGCTGATGGCGGCTCCCGGGCCGATGGGCTTCATCGATCGGCTTGCCGAGCCGGCGGCGCGTCCGGATTGGATCAGCGCCGGCGAACTGGACCACTACATCACCGAGTTCACCCGCACCGGGTTCACCGGCGGGCTGAACTGGTACCGCAATCTCGACCGTAACTGGGAGATCATGGCCACGCCGCCCGCCACCACCATCGGGATTCCCACCCTGTTCATCGCCGGGTCCGCTGATCCGGTGCTGACCTTCACCCGCCGCGACCGGGCAGCAGAGCTGGTGACCGGCCCCTACCGCGAGGTGATCATCGACGGCGCCGGCCATTGGCTGCAACAAGAGCGGCCCGAAGAGGTCAACGCGGAGCTGCTGGGATTCCTGAGCGGGGTGCAGCTGTGACCGCCCGGCCGCTGCGCTTCGGGGTCTTCATCACCCCCTTTCACGCGCTGGGTCAATCACCGACGGTCGCACTGGAATACGACCTGGAGCGCGTCGTCGCCCTGGACCGGCTGGGCTTCGACGAAGCCTGGTTCGGGGAGCACCATTCCGGCGGATACGAGCTGATCGCCTGCCCCGAGGTGTTCATCGCCGCCGCTGCGGAACGCACCAAGCACATCCGGCTGGGCACCGGCGTGGTTTCGCTGCCGTATCACCACCCGTTGATGGTGGCCGACCGTTGGGTTCTGCTGGACCACCTGACCCGCGGCCGGGTGATGTTCGGCGCGGGACCGGGCGCGCTGCCCACCGACGCCCACATGATGGGCATCGATCCCGTCGAGCAGCGCCGAATGATGCAGGAGTCCCTGGAGGCGATCCTGGCGCTGTTCCGGGCCGAGCCGGGTGAGTTGATCACTCGCCATTCGGACTGGTTCACCCTGCGCGACGCGGCCCTGCACATTCGCCCCTACACCTGGCCCTATCCAGAAGTCTCTGCGGCCGCGATGATTTCGCCGTCCGGACCGCGGTTGGCCGGTGCGCTGGGCACCTCACTGCTGTCACTGTCGATGTCGGTTCCGGGCGGGTTCGCGGCCCTGGAGAACACCTGGGAAGTGGTGCGCGACCAGGCCGCCAAGGCCGGGCGCGACGAGCCGGACCGGGGTGACTGGCGGGTACTGAGCATCATGCACATCGCCGACACCCGCGGGCAGGCCGTGGCCGACTGCACCTACGGACTGCAGGACTTCGCGAACTACTTCGGTGCGGCCGGGTTCGTACCGCTGGCCAGCGAAGTCGAAGGCTCACCACAGACGCCGACCGAGTTCGTCGAGGCCTACGCTGCGGCCGGGAGTAGCTGCATCGGCACCCCCGATGACGCGATCGAACACATCACCGGCTTGCTGGAGCGCTCCGGCGGCTTCGGTACTTTGCTGTTCCTCGGGCACGACTGGGCCTCGCCCGAGGCCACATATCACAGCTACGAGCTGTTGGCTCGCAAGGTGATTCCCCACTTCAAGGGCCAGCTGACCGCGCCCAGGGCGTCGCACGAATGGGCCCGCGGCATGCGCGACCAACTGTTCGGCCGGGTCGGCGAGGCGATCACGAACGCCGTCGTCGAGCACGTGGCCGAGTCCGCGCCCCCCGAAACGGATAGTTCGCACTGATGCGCGCGTCGGTGCTGCGCGACGGGCGGATGATCTACCGCGACGACGTGCCGGAGCCGACGCCGGGTCCGGGCCAGGTGCTCGTTGCGGTGACCGCCTGCGGCATCTGCGGATCCGACCTGCACTTCGCCTCGCACGGCGAGCAGGTGCTGGCCGCGACGCAGGCCATGTCCGGCAGCCCGTCCGCGCGGGCATCGATCGATCTGGGTGCCGATATCTTCATGGGCCATGAGTTCAGCGCGACAGTGCTCGAAGCCGGTCCCGGTACCGACACCTTTGCCGCCGGAACGCCCGTCACCTCCATCCCGGTGTTGCTGGCCGCCAAGGGTATTGAACCGATCGTCTATTCCAACACCACGGTGGGCGGCTACGCCGAGAAGATGCTGCTGTCGGCTCCACTGCTGGTGCCGATCCCCAACGGGCTCGATCCCCGCCACGCCGCATTGACCGAGCCGATGGCGGTGGGACTGCATGCGGTCAACAGATCCGGCATCGTGGCCGGCGAGACGGCGCTGGTGTTGGGCTGCGGACCGATCGGGATGGCAATCGTCGCAGCCTTGCGTACCGCTGGGGTGGAAGACATTGTGGCCGCTGACTATTCGGCCGCCCGGCGAGATCTTGCGACGACCATGGGTGCGCATCGCACCCTCGACCCGGCGCAGGGGTCGCCGTTCGACACCGTCACCCCGAATGTGATCTTCGAGGCGGTCGGCGTGCCGGGCATCATCGACGACGTGCTGCGGCGCGCGCCGGCGCGCAGCCGGCTGGTGGTGGCCGGAGTGTGCATGGAACCCGACACCGTGCACCCGTTCTACGGCATCGCCAAGGAGATCAGCGTGCAGTTCGTACTGGCCTATGAGCCGGCGGAGTTCGCCGCGTCACTGCGGGACATCGCCGAGGGCCGGATCGACGTGGCTCCGCTGATCACCGGCGAGGTTGGACTCGACGGTGTGGGCACCGCTTTCGACGAGCTGGCCGACCCTGGCCGGCACTGCAAGATCCTGGTTACCCCTTAGCCGCAGCGCCCAGCCACGCCCGCGGGAAGCCACCGGCGTCGACCAGCTGCTTCGACCACCCGCCCACCAGCTCCACCAGTTCGCCGAGGTCGTCGCCGAGGCGGGCCACGACCGTGGCACATGCCGCATCGGTCGCCGTCTCGACCGCTTCGCGCGCGGCGCGTCCGGCATCGCTGAGTACGCCGTCGCGCGCCAGACCGCGCTCGGCCAGCCGGGCCTCGCCCCCGGTCAAGTCGTCATCGCTCCACGCCCGGGACCGGACGTAGGTGCGCCGCGGGAATCCGCGGTAGAGCTCGGTGATCAGGCCGATCTCGACGCCATCGAATCCCGCTGCCACCCAGGCGTTCACGTGCGCATCGCCGCGGAATTCGCGCAGCTGGTCAGCCAACAGCCAGGCATCGGTGAGCGGCTCGCCGGCCAGCCCGTCGGCAACCAGCCCGGCGAACAGTGGCTTGCCCGCCACCGACAGACCATCGGCAGCGCGGCGCAGCAATTCCACCGCGCGCTCGATACCGTCAGGGGCCGCACCCAAGACCCGGCGCAGCTGAGCCACCGCACCTTCGGTGCGCGCCGCCCGGATGGTCGGCGCGTCGGTCAACTTCCAGCCGTAGCCGACGGCGGGAACGACCACCGCCGGATTGAACACCCCGAACGTCGCGGCGATCACTTCGCCGGGCGCCTGCCCCAGCGCGGAGCCGCGGCTGCAGAAGTACGCTGGCCCGTCCGGCATTTCAACCCCATCGGTTGTTGCGGGGCTGGCACCGAAACCGAGTGCCGCGTAGCCGCGGTGACACTCCGGGGAGAAGTACACCTGGCCGGCGAACGGCTCGATGGCGCTGGACAGTGCTCGCGACGGCGCGGAGGTCATCACCTCAGTGTGCCGCACGGGTCTTTTCCGCCGGTGTGCGCGTCGACTCCGCTAGGGTGCCAGTCATGCCGACACACAGTGCCCGGATGGTTCTCCGCTGGTCGATGACGATGGCGCTAGCCGGTGTGGCCGCCCTCGCGATGGCCGGCTGTGACGCCGCGCCCGGCGGCGGAACGGACATCCCGCGTCAGGTGACCGTGGTGGGCACCGGCGAGGTCCAGGGCGTTCCGGACACGCTGACCACCGAGGCGGGCATCGAGTTCGTCGCCGGAGATGTCACCAGCGCGATGAACCAGACCAGCGAGCGTCAGCAGGCGGTGATCGACGCACTGGTGGATGCCGGTGTGGACCGCAAGGACATCAGCACCACCCAGGTCAGCCTGCAGCCGCAGTACGGCAACCCCGACGCCAGCGGGTCGGCCAACATCACCGGCTACCGGGCCGGCAACACCATCCGGGTCAAGGTCGAGCGCGATTCCGCCTCCCAGGTCCTGGCGGTGATCGTACGAGCCGGCGGGGACGCCACCCGGATCAATGGGGTGAGCTACTCCATCGAGGACGATTCAGCACTGGTGCGCGGCGCCCGGGAGCGGGCCTTCAACGACGCCAAGGACCGCGCCGAGCAGTACGCCCAGTTGTCGGGCCTGCGGCTCGGTCAGGTGATCTCGATCTCGGAGATCGCCGGCGAGACGCCGCCGACGCCGGTCGGGATGCCGATGCCCCGCGCGATGGCCGCCGCTCCCCCGGTCGAGCCCGGTCAGCAGACCGTGAGCTTCACCGTGACCGCGGTCTGGGAGCTGAGCTAAGACTCCTAACCTTCTGATCCGTAGTCGGATCTCACTCCACAGCCGTCCGACAGTGACGGCAGTTATCCACAACTGGCGGCCCTGTCAGAAAGTTTGAGTCAGTGGATTCCGCTACAATCGAACGTATGTTCGAACAGTCGTCGCGGGTTCCGTCTCCGGAGTCGGTGGCGCGGCTTAATGAGCGGTTCCAGCGGCGGTACCCCTCGGTGACGGCGGAGTCGGCGGTGTTGGTGGATCGGGTTTGTGTGTCGGCGCGGGCGGAGAATCGGGCGGCGGCGGCGCAGTTGGTGGCGATCGGGGAGTTGTTCGCGCTGCGGTTGAGCTGCTGTGGTGAGACCAAAGAGTGGGCGGTCGATACCGAGGCTGCGGTGGCTGCGGAGGTGGCGGCGGCGTTGCGGATCAGCCAGGGGCTGGCGGCTAGTCGGTTGCACTATGCCCGGGTCATGCGCGAGGAGTTGCCGCAGGTGGCGGAGGTGTTCAAGGCCGGCGATATCGATATGCGGTTGTTTCAGACGATCGTGTATCGCACCGGGTTGATCACCGACCGGGAGGTGCTGGGGGTCGTTGATGGGCAGTTGGCGGCGCAGGTGGGTCGGTGGCCGTCGCTGACCAAGAGTCGGTTGGCGGCCAAGATCGACAAGATCGTGGCCCAGGCCGACGCTGATGCGGTGCGCCGCCGCACAGAACGCCAAGCCGAGCGTGAGGTCGGCTTCAGTGATCAGGAGGGCGGGATCACCGAGATCTATGGCAGCCTGTTCACCACCGATGCCCGTGCCCTGGACAAGGCCTTGGATGCGTTGGCGGCCACGGTGTGTGAGCACGATCCCCGCACGCGTGTTCAGCGGCGCGCCGATGCGATGGGGGCGTTGGCGGCCCGCGCCGATCGGCTGGGTTGCCGTTGCGGGCGCCCGGATTGTGCGGCGGGTTCCCGTCCCGGGGCCTCGCCGGTGCTGATTCATGTGATCGCCGGGCAGGCCACCGTCGACGGGACTGGGGATGCACCGGGTTCGTTGGTCGGGGCCGATGGGCTGATCCCGCCGGAGTTGATCGCCGAGCTCGCCCGGTCGGCCCGGTTGGTGTCGTTGGTGCATCCCGGCGATGCTCCACCGGAGCCCGGTTATGTGCCGTCGAAGGCGTTGGCTGATTTTGTGCGGTGCCGGGATATGACTTGTCGCTGGCCCGGTTGTGACTGCCCGGCGCTCGACTGCGATCTGGACCATACGATTGCCTACGGTGACGGTGGGCCCACGCATGCGTCGAATCTCAAATGTTATTGCCGTACCCATCATTTGGTGAAGACGTTTTGGGGGTGGCGGGATCAGCAGCTGCCTGATGGCACGGTGATCCTGACTTCGCCGGCGGGGTGCACGTACGTCAGCACCCCGGGCAGTTCGAGCGTGTCAAGTTTTCTGTGTAAGTCGTCTGCCTGAATAGTTCGGTTGTGGTGCTTACAGATACGGATCGATGCGATCTGGGTAGACCAGCGTGAGCTGTTCGAGGGCCTTCTTCCAGTTGGTGACCACCTGTCCTTCCACGAGCCGTCCGGGGGCTGTTCGGCAACGTTTCTGGCCGCGTTCCTTGGCCCGATCAGCGGCCCGTTTGTCCTCGATGTTGCAGATCGCCAACCAGAGCAACTTCACCACGGCGGCGTCGTTGGGGAACTGGCCGCGAGTCTTGATGACTTTGCGCATCTGGTAGTTCAGCGACTCGATCGAGTTCGTCGTGTAGATCACCCGCCGCAGCTCAGGTGGGAATGCCAGGAACGGAATGAACTGCTCCCAGGCCCGATCGAAGACCCTGGTCACCGTCGGGTTCTTGGAGCCCAATTCCGATGCCCCGAAGGCATCAAGCTCGGCGCGGGCAGCGTCGGCGTCGACCGCGGTGTACACGGGTTTGAGGGCGTTGGCTACGGCCTTGCGGTCGCTGTAGGACACGAATCGCAGCGCGTTGCGGATTAAGTGCACCACACACGTCTGCACGGTGGCCTGTGACCAGGTGGCCGCGATCGCCTCGGGGAACCCGGTCAACCCGTCGCAGCAGACGATCAGCACGTCCTTGATCCCGCGGTTAGCCAGGTCAGCACACACCGACGCCCAGAACGCCGCTCCTTCGTTGTTCTGGACCCAGATGCCCAGAACATGCTTGATCCCGGCCATATCGACGCCTACGGCGATGTGAGCGGCCTTGTTGCGGGTATGGCCGCCGTCTTTGACCTTCACGATCATCGCGTCGAGGTAGATCACCGGGTACAGCGACTCCAGCGGCCGGCGCTGCCAGCTCAAAACCTCATCGGAGATCTCGTCGACGATCTTGGAGATCGTCTCATGGGAGACCTCGGCGCCGATCGTGGAGGCCAGGTGAAATTGGATGTCTCGCAATGTCATTCCACCGGCATACAGGGAGATGATCATGTCATCGAGGCCCCCGATGCGGCGTTGGCCCTTGGGCACCAGCCGCGGGGTGAACGAACCGTCCCGGTCCCGAGGCACATCCAAAGGCACCGGGCCCGCCTCAGTTAGCACCGTCTTGGGTGACGCGCCGTTACGGGCATTGGGCAGCTCCCGGCCGACCGGATCACCCTTCTCATAGCCCAGGTGATCAGTCAGCTCGGCCGCCAAACCCCGCTCCAAGGCGAGCTTGATCAAGCCGGGCAACAAGCCGCCCTCACCGGTCAGCGCAACCTGTCCGGTATCGATCTGAGCCAGCAGCTCATCCACCGTGCCCGAGGCCCGAAGCGCCTCGGCCATCTCCACCGTGGAGCCAGCCTCAACCAACTGCGAGTCCACATCCCTGTCTGTCGTCACGTCCTGAGATCCTTCCGCTTCCCGGACCTACACAGACCATCTGACACCCCCGCAGTTCGTGGCTGTTCCCGCACTTGTGCGCACCCACCGGGGAGTTGCCAGCACCCAAGCCACGTGTCGATGACCGCTGTGGGGACCGGACCGCGATGATGCCCCGCCGACGGCGTACCCGCGCCCAACACCGCGCGGCCCGTATCGCTATCGAACGCAACCAGAACCGCAAAGCCCGCCAAGCCCGACACGCCGCATTCGACGCCGTCTGGTTCCCCAAACTCGCCCCCGCCGCAGACGACGACCCACCGCCCTTCTAACGGGACCCGTTGGTCCGGGGTGGGATCGCCTCGCCTGCACCGGTGCCGCTTCCCCAGGCAGAACGCTCCGCCGTCGCCACATGGATTCGGCGACTCGCCGTCCCAATCATCGGTCACCGCGATGAAGCGAATCGGCAAAGTCTTCGGCGAGTACACCTCCGACCGCTCGGCGATGATCCCGAATTGAAAGGGAGCCAGAGGCGGGCGTCCCAATGATGCTGAGGGCGCCCGCCTCCGTCGCTCACCTGACGAACACTCCGTTCGTCAACTCATCCCGCCCGCAAACATTTCGACAAGGCTGACCAACGACGCGATGAGACCAACGCCCTCGCCCGGGGCCGAGTACGGCATTCCCATCCCCACCATCTGCAGGTCGAGACCGAGCGAGTTGTAGATCGAACCACCGATGCTGCCGGAATCTGTTGTTCCGGGTGTGAAAAGACCGCCGAAATCGAAGCTGGCCCCGAGGACCGCATTGCCTTCCGGGACCTGCAGAGCGTCGTTCAACATCGGCACCAACGCATCAAGGTTCAGGGTGGCCCCGTTGAAGAACGCGCCGACCATGTTCGCGGGGGTGGCCAGCAGCTCTTGCACCGCGGCCTCAAAGTCTCCGCCGCCAAGGCTGTCGACGATCGACCCGACACTGTTGATCAGCTCCACTCCGGGACTGACCAGCGGGCCGACCAGTCCCATCAGCACACCGCTCAACGGTGACGACAAGAGCGTCAGGATTGTGGCCGCGGGCTCAGCGGCTTCTACCGGCACGACCCCCATGCCCATGTCCATTCCGGCCAGGTACTGCAGACCCCAAAGATGGCTCCAGTCCAGAGTTTGTGCCGCCAGTTCCGAGCCCTCGGGGGTAGCGACGTCGACACCGAGGAAGGTCACCGCGGCAAAAGCCTCTTGCAGAGAACTTGGGAACCCGAAGTCAGCTTCCTTGATTGCGTCGAAGACCTCAGTGGCGTTGGCCAGCGTGGTGTTGAAAACGTCAACCCATGGCCCGAACAGGTCGAGCGACGCGGTCAGTTGCACGGACGGCGGCGCTGAGACGGGAAGCGCTGGCATCACTGGGTTTACCGCGATCAATCCGGAAACGGCCAGGGCAGTTCCTCCGGCCATGAGGCCACGGAAGTCGATGCGGGGTACAAGGTAGTGAGAGTCACGAGACGGTGTCATGCCTAGTTTGTCGCGCGGCAGATGAGGTTGGTTCCTGCTTCAGAAGAGATTCTGAAGTGACGTACATCTAATTTTCAGGGCCGGCCGAACTCGACCAGAGTGGTCGGCGCACGAAACCTCGCCAGACCACGCACGCCGTAGATCAGCGGAAGCGCCGCGCCAAGCACCCTGCCCCGTCCGCGCGGCATGCCGAGTTCAGAGACGGCCCTGACCCCGGGCACCGCACGCAGTTGGTCGTAGTCATTCGCAGTGAACCAGAACGGCATTGGTGGCGCCGTGTAGTTGTCGCTGAGCTTGAAGCCACGGCGTGAGCGTGAGTAGGCACTCAACAATCTCGGGACACTGTCGAAGATCATCCGCCCGCCGGGAAACCTCCGGGCGCAGGCGGCGAACAGCTCGAACACCGCCGCGCGGTCCAGGTACTGCAGTAGCCCTTCGGCTGTGATCAACACCTCAGCGGATTCGCCAACCTCGTCCATCCAGGAGTAGTCGAGCGCCGACTGGGCACAGTACCGCAGCCGGCTAGATTCCGGCAACAGCTGCTGTCGCAGTCGAACAATAGGTTCCAAATCCACCGAAAGCCAACGTAACTGACCGTTATCAACCCGCCAGAAGCTGGTCTGCAAACCCTCGGCAAGGGCGACCACGGTGGCACGCGGATGCACCGCTAAGTATCCACGGGTGGCCTGGTCGAACACCAACGCCCGCATCGCGGTGGCCTGGTGAGTCCTGCCGAAATCGGCGTAGTCGTACTCAAGGCTGTTGAGCAACTCGATCGCCATCGGGTCAACGATCAGCCCGTCCGGACGCTTCGCCTCGGCAGCCCGCTGATACAACGTGAGCAGCGCGGTCTCCGATATCCCATCGAGATGACGGGCGTCAATGACTGGCACGCCTTCAGACCGTACCCGCCGAGCCCCCGCGAGTCGCTGCGAGAAATCTAACCGCAGTCGACCGGAACTTTTTGATTCACGTCTCCGACCACCTCGTTGGCGGGAATCGGCCCGCGCCTTGCGTTCCGCGTAATCCACGACATCAGAGGAGGTGCCATCCTGACCGCCCCGATCTGGATGGCAATGCCTCCCGAGGCGCACTCCGCCATGCTCGCCGCTGGCCCAGGGCCGGGACCTCTGTTGGCAGCCGCCGAACAATGGCAGCAGCTCAGCGTCATCTACGACGACACCGCCGCTGAATTGACCCAGGTACTTGGCGGGGTGCAGACCGGCCACTGGCAGGGCCCCAGCGCAACGGCCTATCTGTCCGCGCACACGCCTTATCTGACCTGGCTGGAGCAAGCGGCCGACGACAGTGCCACGACTGCCGCACAACACCAGACGGCCGCCTCCGCATATAGCGCCGCGCTGGCCTCAATGCCCAGTCTCGAAGAACTGGCCGCCAACCACGCGGTTCACGCGGCGCTGCTCGCCACGAACTTCTTCGGCGTGAACACCGTCCCGATCGCGGCCAACGAGGCCGACTACACGCGAATGTGGGTGCAGGCCGCCGAGACCATGTCCGTATATCAGGGCACTGCCACCGCGGCCGTGGCAGCGACCCCCCAGATCCGCCCCGCGCCACCCATCGTCGCCAACCCCGCGGCGGCCACCTCCCCCGAGGGCGTTACAGACGGCAATTGGCTGCAGGACCTGGCACACCTCATCACTGAACTTCTCAACAACGCTGGCAATGTCGAAGAACTGCTGCGCATCTTCGAGGACTTCTTCCAAAACCTCGGCTTCAACCCGGCGATCGCCACCTTCCTGGCGGCCGTCGCGTTGGTGGCCTACGACGTGTTGTGGTACCCCTACTACGCGTCATATGGCCTGTTGCTCTTGCCGTTCTTCGCTCCCGCGCTCAGCGCGCTCAGCGCCTTGAAGTTGCTACCGCTGCTGAACGGCCAACAGATCCCCGCTGATCAGGGACCGGACATGCTCGCACCGCGAGCCGGTGGCGCACGCGTAGACATTCCCGTTGCGGCGATGGTGGCCCCGCCCGCTGCGGCCGGCTCCTCCACCGGTCTGGGCGGCACCGCCGGTGCACCGGGACCGAACGCACCCGTCGTCGTCCCGAGCGCCGACGGCGTTGCCGCGCTGATCCACTATGTGGTCGCCGGCTGGGGACCACCCGGCGTCGAGACCGGACCCAAAGACGACATGGCGGCCTCCAACAGCGCTGCGGCCACCAGCCGTGCGACCGCTCCGCGGACCGTCTCCACCGATGCCCGCAGCCGACGCAGCCGACGTAGCACCGGCCGGATTCGTATGCACGGCAATCGTTACGAATTTCTCCAGGCCGGCGATGGCCCGGTCACGGCCGCGAACTCTGATGCCGGGCCCACCGCTCACCCCGAGGCCATCGCAGCAGTAGTCGCCTCTACCCGCGCCTCTGGACTCACTGGGCGCGCTGACGAAATCCGGCAAGTACCAATGTTGCCCACCAGCTGGTGCGCCTCCGACCAGGTAGAGCAACTGACACAACCGATGAAGGACGGAAAAGAAGAATGAGCAAGAAAAGCCAGATCGGATGACGCTGACCGTCACAGGCACCGGCCTTGGAGCGCAGATCACCGGGGTGGACCCCAATGATCTGAGCAACATCACCCGCGACGAAATTCGCGAGATCGTATACGCCAACAAGCTCGTCATCATCAAAGGCGTTCACCCCTCGCCGGAGCAGTACCTCCAGCTCGGCAGAATCATCGGCGACATCGTGCCCTATTACGAATCCATGTACCACCATCACGAATTTCCGGAGATCTTCGTATCCTCCACCGAAGAACACCAAGGCGTTCCGCGAACCGGCGCGTTCTGGCACATCGACTACATGTTCATGCCGGAGCCGTTCGCGTTCTCAATGGTGTTACCCCTGAACGTTCCCGGACCTGACCGCGGTACCTATTTCATCGACCTCAACCAAGCCTGGGCGTCGGTACCAACCGCCCTACAGGACGCTGCCCGCGGAACATGGAGCACCCATGATCCACGGCGGCACATCAAAATCCGTCCCGACGATGTCTATCGACCGATCGGGGAAGTGTGGGACGAAATTACCCGGACCACGCCGCCCATCAAATGGCCGACCGTGATCCGGCACCCGAAGACGGGCGAAGAGATTCTCT includes these proteins:
- a CDS encoding PPE family protein — its product is MPPEAHSAMLAAGPGPGPLLAAAEQWQQLSVIYDDTAAELTQVLGGVQTGHWQGPSATAYLSAHTPYLTWLEQAADDSATTAAQHQTAASAYSAALASMPSLEELAANHAVHAALLATNFFGVNTVPIAANEADYTRMWVQAAETMSVYQGTATAAVAATPQIRPAPPIVANPAAATSPEGVTDGNWLQDLAHLITELLNNAGNVEELLRIFEDFFQNLGFNPAIATFLAAVALVAYDVLWYPYYASYGLLLLPFFAPALSALSALKLLPLLNGQQIPADQGPDMLAPRAGGARVDIPVAAMVAPPAAAGSSTGLGGTAGAPGPNAPVVVPSADGVAALIHYVVAGWGPPGVETGPKDDMAASNSAAATSRATAPRTVSTDARSRRSRRSTGRIRMHGNRYEFLQAGDGPVTAANSDAGPTAHPEAIAAVVASTRASGLTGRADEIRQVPMLPTSWCASDQVEQLTQPMKDGKEE
- the scoE gene encoding (3R)-3-[(carboxymethyl)amino]fatty acid oxygenase/decarboxylase, yielding MTLTVTGTGLGAQITGVDPNDLSNITRDEIREIVYANKLVIIKGVHPSPEQYLQLGRIIGDIVPYYESMYHHHEFPEIFVSSTEEHQGVPRTGAFWHIDYMFMPEPFAFSMVLPLNVPGPDRGTYFIDLNQAWASVPTALQDAARGTWSTHDPRRHIKIRPDDVYRPIGEVWDEITRTTPPIKWPTVIRHPKTGEEILYICASGTTKIEDQESRALEPSVLQELMAATGQLDPAFTHPFIHTQHYEVGDIILWDNRVLMHRAKHGSSAGTLTTYRLTMLDGLKTPGYPA